Proteins from a genomic interval of Lolium perenne isolate Kyuss_39 chromosome 1, Kyuss_2.0, whole genome shotgun sequence:
- the LOC127327460 gene encoding uncharacterized protein gives MKNGGSSSAASAGGSLAITERQKPSCVAALFQMLAKRKLFSSSSNKTKLLAPARAQKLSPGSGRPPGGGEKTPAAKKRPLLLDSADYARSRSEGHGTSRWPPPSQDSDCSKMRTPGVVARLMGLSSMPSTSHERTSSDMDSTKAHDHLNECCQDLPGSSRSGGTSHQKQQKPGLMDERHQHATQFNADSQTLWSGRHHNHKVASPLKSPRSISSRNKARLIEAAARVLEPGLQSRNRHQARRHARLEYPCNGDGTARAATVHSLPDHFPRDMHEAGAPMSGARNVGGTSLHNSTSGQWSEENGKKIAAAAASRRPNQNSSWQVQPEGNSKVLPVSSSTEKPIFKDSDEMIFRATADTYQDVTKVQPRNVSRGNVAFSPLKQNNLKQNALLIASRTENTQHTIQKQKHRTAEQHVASTAKDFVALNKSMNSSSSLRSKGKVMDEIRMSHGSVQHKNLSTKGQRTNGLRSDSSNKPKLRTASPKGMEKDMIIAKGAGLVSEKPKTASPNYVRNDLLRQPEQRNASRFNDSDIVSFTFSSPMKAIPPSLLNENTRGKGSAVLGPPNGACPKRNSHRDSHISSERDLVSRKKIQATSSMETADSVCSNRDEWKNRYIPGGRATFLAEKASGFPVLEKSSSDEFLRELDNLMHGFGELPSPMELRETHKNHEVNGKAGNPSRSIPGGSRQRGILRSTYADENCTSGSPNYTSDVQPEERHLLETSTPPVSARDATAERNSRCAEPDSGHHGSRRHAQAAQDSKQNPGHHGAHRHAPVVQDSKLLVHAGELTSTADLLLANICSPDLRRPKAHSKAFLLRTSESVLATLTKNTPGSKTVALSPLQNLASDLVTECLDSMWARLCDSGYRSFSKLAMVTTEERLADEVRKEVARCGAMAGQALDDMAAGDVELAVVTGLGSLDEAFRVSAQIERDLVQELVHEIGLDIVQRL, from the exons ATGAAGAacggaggctcctcctcggcggcgAGCGCCGGCGGCAGCCTGGCGATCACCGAGCGGCAGAAGCCGTCGTGCGTAGCGGCGCTGTTCCAGATGCTCGCCAAGAGGaagctcttctcctcctcctccaacaAGACCAAGCTGCTCGCCCCAG CACGCGCACAGAAGTTATCGCCTGGGAGCGGGAGACCACCCGGCGGCGGCGAGAAGACGCCGGCGGCCAAGAAGAGACCTCTCCTG CTTGATTCTGCGGACTATGCAAGGAGCAGAAGTGAAGGACATGGCACCAGTCGCTGGCCACCGCCAAGCCAAGACAGCGATTGCAGTAAAATGCGCACCCCGGGTGTGGTAGCCCGGCTGATGGGGCTCAGCTCAATGCCATCTACCAGCCATGAAAGGACTTCCAGTGACATGGACTCCACCAAGGCCCACGATCACCTGAATGAATGCTGCCAAGATTTGCCTGGTAGCTCTAGGAGCGGGGGCACCTCGCATCAGAAGCAACAGAAACCAGGGCTCATGGATGAACGGCATCAACATGCCACCCAATTCAATGCAGATTCGCAGACATTATGGTCAGGGAGGCACCACAATCACAAGGTAGCTTCACCTCTTAAGAGCCCGAGATCAATTTCAAGCAGGAACAAAGCTCGGCTTATTGAAGCAGCGGCCAGGGTTCTAGAACCTGGTCTGCAGTCCAGGAATCGCCACCAGGCTCGTCGACATGCACGCTTGGAGTATCCGTGCAACGGTGATGGCACGGCGAGGGCTGCTACTGTACATAGTTTGCCTGATCACTTCCCAAGAGATATGCATGAAGCTGGTGCACCAATGTCAGGTGCTCGCAACGTAGGAGGTACCTCTCTGCACAATTCTACTTCTGGGCAGTGGTCTGAAGAGAATGGCAAGaagattgctgctgctgctgcttctaGGAGACCAAACCAGAATTCGTCATGGCAAGTGCAACCTGAAGGAAACAGTAAGGTCTTGCCTGTTAGCAGCTCCACCGAGAAGCCTATATTTAAGGATAGCGATGAGATGATCTTCAGAGCTACCGCTGATACATATCAAGACGTCACAAAAGTTCAGCCGAGGAATGTATCCAGGGGAAATGTTGCTTTTAGCCCTCTCAAGCAGAACAACCTGAAGCAGAACGCATTGCTTATAGCTTCTAGAACAGAAAATACACAACATACAATTCAAAAGCAGAAACATAGAACAGCGGAGCAACATGTGGCAAGCACAGCGAAGGATTTTGTTGCTTTAAACAAAAGTATGAATAGCAGCTCATCTTTGAGGTCCAAAGGTAAAGTAATGGATGAAATTCGCATGTCACATGGTAGCGTACAGCACAAGAACCTGAGCACAAAAGGTCAACGAACCAATGGCCTGCGAAGTGATAGCTCTAACAAACCCAAGCTAAGGACTGCATCACCAAAAGGTATGGAGAAAGATATGATAATTGCAAAAGGCGCAGGGTTGGTTAGCGAGAAGCCAAAGACTGCAAGTCCAAACTATGTTAGGAATGACTTGTTGAGACAGCCAGAGCAACGAAATGCTTCCAGGTTTAACGACTCCGACATTGTTTCTTTCACTTTCAGTTCACCAATGAAGGCCATCCCTCCTTCTCTGCTCAATGAAAATACTAGAGGGAAAGGTAGTGCTGTTCTGGGACCTCCGAATGGAGCTTGTCCTAAAAGAAATTCCCATAGGGACAGCCATATTTCTTCAGAAAGGGACTTGGTTTCCAGGAAAAAAATACAAGCCACATCAAGTATGGAGACTGCAGATTCAGTTTGCTCTAACCGAGATGAGTGGAAGAACAGATATATTCCTGGTGGCAGAGCAACCTTTTTGGCTGAAAAGGCTAGTGGTTTTCCTGTCCTAGAGAAGTCGTCAAGCGATGAATTTCTACGGGAGCTAGATAATCTGATGCATGGCTTTGGAGAGCTCCCTAGTCCCATGGAGTTGCGTGAAACACATAAAAATCATGAG GTCAATGGGAAAGCTGGTAATCCATCTCGATCTATACCTGGAGGCAGCAGACAGCGAGGAATTCTCCGATCTACATATGCAGATGAGAACTGCACCTCTGGGAGTCCAAACTACACTTCAG ATGTTCAACCCGAAGAGAGACACCTCTTGGAGACCTCTACACCACCGGTTAGCGCGAGAGATGCGACTGCAGAGAGAAATTCCAGGTGTGCCGAGCCTGATTCCGGCCATCATGGTTCCCGTCGGCATGCACAGGCAGCCCAGGACAGCAAGCAAAATCCCGGCCATCATGGTGCCCACCGGCATGCACCGGTAGTCCAGGACAGCAAGCTGCTGGTGCACGCTGGAGAGCTCACATCCACCGCCGACCTGCTGCTAGCAAACATCTGCTCACCCGATCTGCGAAGACCAAAGGCACATTCCAAGGCTTTCCTTCTCAGGACATCTGAGTCTGTTCTTGCCACCTTGACCAAGAACACCCCTGGATCAAAGACCGTGGCGTTGAGCCCACTGCAAAACCTCGCGTCTGACTTGGTCACGGAGTGCCTGGACTCGATGTGGGCCCGGCTCTGCGACTCAGGCTACAGGTCGTTCTCGAAGCTCGCCATGGTCACCACCGAGGAGCGGCTGGCCGACGAGGTGAGGAAGGAGGTCGCGAGGTGCGGCGCCATGGCGGGGCAGGCCCTGGATGACATGGCCGCCGGAGATGTTGAGCTAGCGGTCGTGACCGGCCTGGGCTCCCTGGACGAAGCGTTCCGGGTAAGCGCCCAGATCGAGCGGGACCTGGTGCAGGAGCTGGTGCACGAGATCGGGCTAGACATTGTTCAGAGGTTGTAA